In the Fusarium oxysporum f. sp. lycopersici 4287 chromosome 9, whole genome shotgun sequence genome, one interval contains:
- a CDS encoding AAT family amino acid transporter — translation MDKSLDNKEYFQTQPALEQGTSTEYHELARKLESRHVQFIALGGAIGTGLFLGIGRALTQAGPLSLLLGYTISGAAIFCMMQSLGEMCTWLPLPGAIPQFADRWVDPALSFAVGWNSWYYCVITLCAEIAAVSVVIQYWEGAQGVNVAVWITILIVLVACINLFAVSVYGEVEFYFAGIKVVAIVGLILLAFLIDVGATGQGRIGFRYWKCPGAMKEYVATGDFGRFLGFFSTLVNAAFSFGGIETVAVAGGEAKNPRRNIPKAVRRVFWRILFFYVLGALAVGVLVPHNDEKLLSAQANGSKGAAASPWVIAITHAKIKVLPSIINAVILSSASSAANAMTFNGSRYLFALSKNGQAPKIFQKCNKSGTPWVAVLLITAISLLSYLSCSASSSVAFTWFQNLATLSSLFTWFSICLIYVRFHSALKAQGIDRSSLTFKAPCQPYLAWFSMFYFGLIIVFSGFWTFTPWNANSFVTTYIGIPLLGALFCFWKFFKKTKWIPSTEADLHRDKAAIDAIIWEERQPTTIWGKFWDWLC, via the exons ATGGACAAATCACTAGATAACAAGGAATACTTCCAGACTCAACCTGCCCTTGAACAGGGTACTTCCACAGAGTACCATGAGCTAGCAAGAAA ACTCGAAAGTAGGCATGTCCAGTTCATCGCCCTCGGCGGCGCCATTGGCACGGGATTGTTCCTCGGTATTGGCCGCGCCTTGACGCAAGCTGGCCCGCTTAGTCTCTTGCTGGGCTACACCATTTCAGGCGCAGCCATTTTCTGCATG ATGCAAAGTTTAGGTGAAATGTGCACCTGGCTTCCTCTGCCTGGAGCGATCCCTCAGTTCGCAGACCGTTGGGTAGACCCTGCCCTCAGTTTCGCTGTCGGTTGGAAC AGCTGGTATTACTGCGTCATCACTCTATGTGCCGAGATCGCCGCCGTATCGGTCGTCATACAATACTGGGAGGGAGCTCAAGGTGTCAATGTCGCAGTCTGGATCACTATTCTCATCGTCTTGGTCGCCTGCATCAACCTCTTCGCTGTCTCAGTTTACGGAGAAGTCGAGTTCTATTTTGCGGGTATTAAAGTCGTCGCCATTGTCGGTCTTATCTTACTCGCCTTCCTCATTGATGTGGGAGCAACGGGGCAAGGCCGCATTGGCTTCCGCTATTGGAAGTGCCCAGGAGCCATGAAGGAGTACGTGGCGACCGGAGACTTTGGCCGATTTCTGGGTTTCTTCTCAACGCTTGTTAATGCAGCTTTCTCTTTTGGCGGTATTGAGACTGTTGCTGTGGCTGGAGGTGAGGCCAAGAACCCACGAAGAAATATTCCCAAGGCAGTTCGTCGCGTCTTTTGGAGAATCTTATTCTTCTACGTTTTGGGTGCCCTAGCCGTTGGTGTATTAGTTCCTCACAACGACGAAAAGCTGCTCAGTGCTCAGGCGAACGGCTCCAAGGGTGCTGCGGCATCACCATGGGTCATTGCGATCACTcatgccaagatcaaggtctTGCCATCTATTATCAACGCCGTCATCTTGAGTTCTGCCAGCTCAGCCGCCAATGCCATGACCTTCAACGGAAGTCGATATCTCTTTGCACTGTCCAAGAATGGACAGGCCCCGAAGATTTTCCAAAAATGCAACAAAAG TGGCACACCCTGGGTAGCGGTACTGCTTATTACTGCCATCTCTTTGCTTTCATACCTCTCATGCTCTGCCAGCAGCAGCGTAGCCTTCACGTGGTTCCAGAACCTCGCTACACTGTCATCACTCTTCACCTGGTTCTCTATCTGCCTCATCTACGTCAGGTTTCACAGCGCTCTCAAGGCCCAGGGCATAGATAGGTCATCTCTCACCTTTAAAGCGCCCTGCCAGCCCTACCTGGCTTGGTTCTCAATGTTTTATTTTGGCCTCATCATCGTGTTTAGTGGCTTCTGGACATTTACTCCTTGGAATGCCAACAGCTTCGTCACTACCTACATCGGCATCCCGCTTCTCGGGGCTCTTTTCTGTTTCTGGAAGTTCTTCAAAAAGACGAAATGGATACCATCTACTGAGGCTGACTTACATCGCGATAAGGCTGCTATCGATGCAATTATTTGGGAGGAGAGGCAGCCAACAACTATCTGGGGAAAGTTCTGGGATTGGCTATGCTAG